The region CCGTCCGGACCCAACTCGATCCCCACCAGGGCAACCCAATCCGTACGACCCAACTCCACGTCCACCGGGTAGTGCGTCACCCGCAGACGCAGGTCCTGCCAACCCTCGGGCCACTCAAACGGCCCATGACCAAGCAGGTACGACGTCGGATCGATCGTGAACACATCACCGACCTTGACCAACGGCTCATCCAACATGACGGCCCCCGTTGCGGGGCAGGCGGTAGATCGTGCGCTGCCCGAACGTCAGCAACGGCCCCAGAAACAGCGTCGGACCAGCCCACAGCGGGCGGGCGGATGGCGGTGGTAAAGGTGGCTGCGGTGCGGCGGCAGACCCGAGGGACCACAGCCGGACAGAGCCCCACCAACGGCGAACCAGAAACACTCTCGACACCTCCTATGAGCTGTGGGAAGGGGCGCTCCCACCTCCCCTCGGGAGCGCCCCCGCTGACGCAACCGCCGGGCTCGAACCTCCACCGACCACGCCAGTTCTACAAACACCCTGCCTCCCGTGGTGGAATCAATACACAACGTTGCGGTAGGTTCTCACAATGATTGGTCCATCCAATTGGGAGCTGGAATGAACCAAGCCTTCAAGCTGGCCATGATCGAGGCTGGCGTCACCGCACAGTCCCTCGCAGATCAGATAGGAGTAGATCCGAAAACTGCGGCCAAATGGGTGACCCCCGGTCGGATTCCGCAGACGCGGCACCGCACCCAGGTCGCGGCGCTCGTCAATCGGAACGTAGAGGACCTTTGGCCGGACGTACTGAAACGCCGCGATCCGACCTGGTTACGTGAGTGGATCGAACATGAGCGCGAGACGCGGCTGCTCCGGTGGTTCGAACCCAATCTCGTACCCGGCCTCCTGCAAACCGAGGCGTACGCCCGGGCGATTCTCGAATGGGGCGGGTTGATGCCTGCTGACGAGGTGGAGCAACGGACCGAGTCCCGGATCGAGCGGCAGGCCATCCTGTCCGGGCCTCGCCCGCCGCAGTTCTTCGCGATGCTGGACGAGGCGGCTCTACGCCGCAATGTCGGTGGTCATGCGGTGATGGCCGAACAGAGCCGCCATCTCGCTCAGCTTGCCGAGCGACCCCACATCCATATTCAGGTGGTGCCGCTGAGCGTCGGGGGACACATCGGACTCGCCGGTGGCTTCATCCTGACGAAGGGCCCGTTCGGCGCGGCGGGACACCTGGACAATCTGGTTCGCGCGGACGTTGCGAGCAAGCAGGACGACATTGATACCCTCGAAGCGGCGTGGGAGGCCCTCAGGGCGGTTGCCCTGCCCACTCAGCAGACCCTCGCCCTGATCAAGGAAGTGGGAGCGACATGGCAGACCTGACCGGCGCCATCTGGCGCAAGTCGACCCGTAGCGGCAACGGCGGGTCCACCTGCGTCGAGGTAGCGAAGAACCTCCCCGGCGTCGTGGGTGTGCGAGACAGCAAGGACGTCACCGGGCCCGCGCTGACCTTCGGGCCGGAGGCGTGGCGCGCGTTCGTCGGGCTGGCAAAGCAGCAGTAAACACTCGTAGCGGGCACCACCCGCCGACGGCGGTGACGAAAGAACGTCATTCTCTTTTCTTTCTCAAGAAGCGGACCCTTGGGAGAGAAATAGAGAATGACGTTTTTCGTCGGTGGGACAGCAGCCCGGCGCCGCCAGGGAAACTAACGCTTTTGACTCGTACATCTTCTTTTGCGTGCGTACATCAAAGATGGTGTACGAGATTGATGCATTATGCGTTCGCCTGCGGTGCCCCGACGGCGTCGATGGCGGGGGTGCGCCGTCATGCTGGCCGGGTCGACGCGGGCACCGACCAGCGGCCGGGGACCGGGGACCGGGATCGTCCCGGCGTCGACGTCGGGACCGGTAGGGTACGGGGCAGGTGTGCCGGGAAGTCTGGTCGGCGGTCACTTCGCCGACCCCTTTTCGAGGAGCCGCATGTCCACGCACCCCGGCCGTCCCAACCGCAGCCTGTTCGGGCGCGGCAGCTGGCCGGAGGTACGCCGGGTCGGCGACATCCTGCGTACCGAGACGGTCGGCGGCGTGCTGCTGCTCGCGGCGGCGATCCTCGCGCTGGCCTGGGCGAACTCCCCGTGGGGCGACGCCTACCGGGAGCTGGGCGCGACCCGTCTCGGACCCGCCGCCCTGCACCTGGATCTCAGCCTCGGCCAGTGGGCCGCCGACGGGCTGCTCGCGATCTTCTTTTTCGTCGCCGGCCTGGAACTGAAACGTGAGTTCGTCGCCGGTGACCTGCGGGACCCTCGCCGCGCGGCACTGCCGGTCGCCGCCGCGATCGGCGGGATGACCGTCCCCGCCCTGATCTACGTCGGGTTCAATGCCGGCCCGGACGGTGACCTAGCGGGCTGGGCGATCCCGACCGCCACCGACATCGCGTTCGCCCTCGCCGTCCTCGGCGTGATCAGCACCCATCTCCCGGCGGCGATGCGGACCTTCCTGCTCACCCTCGCCGTGGTCGACGACCTGATCGCGATCCTGATCATCGCGCTGTTCTACACCGGCTCACTGCAACCGATCCCGCTGGTGCTGGCCCTGCTGCCGCTGGCCCTGTTCGGTTACCTGGTGCGGCGGCGGGTGCGTTCGTGGTGGCTGTTGCTGCCGCTGGCCGCGCTCACCTGGGGGCTGGTCCACGCCTCCGGGATCCACGCCACCGTCGCCGGTGTGCTGCTCGCCTTCACCGTGCCGGTGATCCGTCGGGCCGAGGGACCGGGGCCGGGACTCGCCGAACACTTCGAACACCGGTTCCGCCCGCTGTCGGCCGGGATCGCCGTACCCGTATTCGCGTTTTTCGCCGCCGGAGTGTCCGTCGGCGGCGCCGGCGGACTCGGCACCACCCTCACCGACCCGGTCGCCCTCGGCGTTGCCGTGGGCCTCGTCGCCGGCAAGGCGATCGGGGTGTCCGGCGCGACCTGGCTGGTGCAGCGGTTCACCCGGGCCCGCCTGGCCGAGGGGCTGAGCTGGTGGGACGTTGTCGGCCTCGCCCTGCTCGCCGGGGTCGGCTTCACCGTGTCCCTGCTCATCGGCGAACTGGCGTTCGGGTCGGGGACCGAGCGCGACGAACACACCAAGATCGGCGTACTGCTCGGCTCGCTGGCCGCCGCGCTGCTGGCGACCGTGGTGCTGCGTGCTCGCAACCGCCACTACCAGCGGGTACGCGAGATCGAGGAACGCGACACCGACGCCGACGGCGTACCGGACGCCTACGAGGAGGTCCCCGACCGGCAGGACTGAACCGGCAGGACTGAACGGCCAGCCGTGACGAGCGACGTACGTGGTCGGGATGGCCCGTCCTTCGTTGGTCTGGGTGAGGTGACGCGACTGTGCGCAAATCTGTGGTCGGAACCGTACTCATAGCTCTCTGCGGTTGCGTCGCGCTCTCGATGGCGATGACCGCGACCCGCCACGAGAGCGGTCTCGGACTGGGTCCCGGCTGGGCGTGGATACTCACCGGATTTCAGGTCAGCGCCCTCCTGGCCGTCGGCCGGGGACACGGGATCGGCTGGCTGATCGGCGCGAGTGTGCAGGTGTGCTGGGTGACGTACGCGGTCCTGACCGCCCAGCAGGGCTTCATTCCCGGCTGCGTGATCTCGCTCGCCGTGCAGGGATACTCCTACCTGCGTACGGTCCGGCAACCCCGCCCCACGGCCGGCGTCAGACCCGGACCCGGACCGGCCGAGCGCAGAGACGCCCGGACCCGGCCCGGACAACGCCGGAGAGCCCTGTCGAGGCGTGACCCGCAGGCGACGAGGCGCCTACGGGTCCGGTGAGCGGTCAGGCACCCTGGCCCTGGTTCTGCATCAGCCCGCCGTCCATGAAGTAGGTCGAGCCGGTGACGTACTCCGCGTCGCCGCTGGCCAGGAAGACCGCGAGTCGGGCGATCTCGGAGGGTTGCGCGGCCCGCCCCCACGG is a window of Micromonospora sp. NBC_01699 DNA encoding:
- a CDS encoding DUF5753 domain-containing protein, which codes for MNQAFKLAMIEAGVTAQSLADQIGVDPKTAAKWVTPGRIPQTRHRTQVAALVNRNVEDLWPDVLKRRDPTWLREWIEHERETRLLRWFEPNLVPGLLQTEAYARAILEWGGLMPADEVEQRTESRIERQAILSGPRPPQFFAMLDEAALRRNVGGHAVMAEQSRHLAQLAERPHIHIQVVPLSVGGHIGLAGGFILTKGPFGAAGHLDNLVRADVASKQDDIDTLEAAWEALRAVALPTQQTLALIKEVGATWQT
- a CDS encoding DUF397 domain-containing protein, producing the protein MADLTGAIWRKSTRSGNGGSTCVEVAKNLPGVVGVRDSKDVTGPALTFGPEAWRAFVGLAKQQ
- the nhaA gene encoding Na+/H+ antiporter NhaA, encoding MSTHPGRPNRSLFGRGSWPEVRRVGDILRTETVGGVLLLAAAILALAWANSPWGDAYRELGATRLGPAALHLDLSLGQWAADGLLAIFFFVAGLELKREFVAGDLRDPRRAALPVAAAIGGMTVPALIYVGFNAGPDGDLAGWAIPTATDIAFALAVLGVISTHLPAAMRTFLLTLAVVDDLIAILIIALFYTGSLQPIPLVLALLPLALFGYLVRRRVRSWWLLLPLAALTWGLVHASGIHATVAGVLLAFTVPVIRRAEGPGPGLAEHFEHRFRPLSAGIAVPVFAFFAAGVSVGGAGGLGTTLTDPVALGVAVGLVAGKAIGVSGATWLVQRFTRARLAEGLSWWDVVGLALLAGVGFTVSLLIGELAFGSGTERDEHTKIGVLLGSLAAALLATVVLRARNRHYQRVREIEERDTDADGVPDAYEEVPDRQD